DNA sequence from the Methanofastidiosum sp. genome:
AATCCTTCAATTTATCTAACTCAATCAATAGAAAGCAAAAAATAACATTTATAATTGCAATATTCATAACTTGGATAGCAAATTTGATACATCTGTCCAGAATAATTATCTCGCCCGTAGACTTTACTTCAGTTTCTTTTTCCCTAATGGGGGCTGTCTTGCTAATTGGAATAACAAAGTACCAATTGTTGGACATAGTGCCCATAGCTTACCAAAATGTTTTTAAAAATATGAACGATTCTTTTATAGTTTTAAGCAGACTTAATCAAATTGTTGAAATAAACCCTGCCATGGAAAAAACTCTTGGATTAGAAAGTAGCAAGGTCTGTGGAAAAAAGTTAGAACAGATTTCAGATATGTGGCCTGAACTTAACAAAGAATATCTTAATTTATCTTCTAAAAATCATACCAATAAAACTAATTTAGTTAAAGGAACTAAGATTTTTGAAATGGACCTCTCAAATATATATGATTCTAATAATTTTTTTATTGGATACCTCATTGCTCTGCATGACATAACTAATCGTAAATAAATGGAAGA
Encoded proteins:
- a CDS encoding PAS domain S-box protein, which translates into the protein SFNLSNSINRKQKITFIIAIFITWIANLIHLSRIIISPVDFTSVSFSLMGAVLLIGITKYQLLDIVPIAYQNVFKNMNDSFIVLSRLNQIVEINPAMEKTLGLESSKVCGKKLEQISDMWPELNKEYLNLSSKNHTNKTNLVKGTKIFEMDLSNIYDSNNFFIGYLIALHDITNRK